Proteins encoded by one window of Amaranthus tricolor cultivar Red isolate AtriRed21 chromosome 4, ASM2621246v1, whole genome shotgun sequence:
- the LOC130810451 gene encoding probable protein phosphatase 2C 11, translated as MNSDPLSSSSTCSSSSSSSSASSGVIPTSLNLPSSSSGDAEFATISLSSSPQPQAPPKISTMTTRDPDAPFSGGGISFLSGKRNVRFSYGYSTFKGKRASMEDYFETKISEVDGQMVAFFGVFDGHGGPRTAEYLKNNLFNNLCSHPDFIKDTKSAIVESFKQTDTNYLSEEKGQQKDAGSTASTALLIGDRLLVANVGDSRVVASRDGSAIPLSIDHKPDRTDERQRIEDAGGFVIWAGTWRVGGVLAVSRAFGDKLLKQYVTAEPEIMEQEIDGVDFIIIASDGLWNIISNKATVSLVQNINDAEAASRKLTEEAFARGSSDNITCLVVRFETEEHQNVNSLTK; from the exons ATGAACTCTGAtcctctttcttcttcttcgacttgttcctcttcttcttcttcttcttcagcgTCGTCGGGTGTTATTCCGACGTCGTTGAATctgccatcttcttcttcaggGGATGCTGAATTTGCCACTATTTCTTTGTCATCTTCACCGCAGCCGCAGGCCCCACCTAAGATTTCCACCATGACTACTCGTGATCCCGATGCCCCTTTCAGTGGTGGTGGAATCAG CTTTCTTTCCGGGAAACGCAATGTAAGGTTTAGTTATGGATATTCTACTTTCAAGGGCAAAAGAGCCTCAATGGAAGATTATTTTGAGACAAAGATATCTGAAGTTGATGGTCAAATGGTTGcattttttggggtttttgaTG GCCATGGAGGTCCTAGAACTGCTGAATATCTGAAGAACAATCTTTTCAATAACTTATGCAGTCATCCGGATTTTATTAAAGATACAAAGTCAGCTATTG TTGAATCATTTAAACAGACAGACACGAATTATCTCAGTGAAGAAAAAGGGCAGCAAAAGGATGCAGGATCAACTGCATCGACTGCATTGCTAATTGGTGACCGCTTGCTGGTTGCCAATGTGGGTGATTCCAGAGTAGTTGCCAGCAGAGATGGATCCG CTATTCCATTATCAATAGATCACAAACCTGATAGAACTGATGAACGCCAAAGAATTGAAGATGCTGGTGGTTTTGTAATTTGGGCAG GGACCTGGAGAGTTGGAGGAGTTTTGGCAGTTTCACGAGCATTTGGAGACAAATTACTCAAACAATATGTTACAGCTGAGCCTGAAATTATG GAACAAGAGATTGATGGTGTAGATTTCATCATTATTGCAAGTGATGGACTGTGGAATATCATCTCAAATAAGGCAA CTGTGTCACTCGTGCAAAACATAAACGACGCTGAAGCAGCATCTCGCAAACTTACCGAAGAAGCCTTTGCTAGAGGGAGCTCGGACAACATTACCTGCCTTGTTGTTAGATTCGAAACTGAGGAGCATCAAAACGTAAATTCTCTAACTAAATGA